A window of Oryctolagus cuniculus chromosome 2, mOryCun1.1, whole genome shotgun sequence genomic DNA:
TTTCAGTTTTTATGGAATAAGGCTTTCAAAAGACAAGAACAGAGAGTGGTTTGTGGAGAATTATTATTTGGGTTCAATTTTTGTCTAAGGGTTACGACTCTTAGTCACTTATTTGAACCAAGAAAGAAAACACCAAtgacttctgtatataaaggtgaCTACTGCAAAGGAGACTGCAGCTGCAAGGCTAAACCTTATGTGCagataacaaaattttaaaggtaCAAGGATACTCAAGTGGGATCTATAGAATAAGAACTCTAAATGATTTAAAATCAGATGACAGAATTACCTAAAATAATATTAACtccacatatgtgtatgtgtacatatgtataaatgtatatgtgtacatacacaaatacacatgtaCGCACAGAtggggaggaagaaaagaggagtgtgtgtttgtgagaaGGGAATGAATGACCGAGAATGGATATTAATAAACCAACCTTTCCTTGGGTTAACTATTTTACTATAAAGATATGTCCCAACCTCTAAAGAATTTCCTGGTTTGTATTAAAACGTACTTCAAAAGgaccacatacacacaaatttGCTACAATGGATTCAGAAAAAGACACAGTGAATATAGATTTATGTGTAATTTCATGctggtgatttttctttttttaaaatgtaagccactaatattttaagaaaaaatttaaaccaGAAGTTGCATATTAATATTATACACAAACTGAAACATAAGTGACTTAGCACAGTGTATACATGCTTACATGAACTCATATAGTTACACATTTAAAACAATTTCCATGTAACATATGAAAGTTCTGTAATACATAAAAGCATTAATACTTTCTATAAAACTAGTTAGAACATCAATTTGCTACAAGCATATAAAAACATCAAGTGCTTTCTTGGAGTTTCAAGTGACCTCTCTCCAACCCGATCTTGCTTGCATATATAGTCCTTTTCCAGTAAATCAGCATGGGCGACTTTTCCCCCAAGAGGTTTGTTTTCCAGGTACAATATAAGCTCAAGAAAACGGACCCAACAATTATGCAACATAATTATGTCATAACAACTTCATTGCACATAATGCTTTAAAGTAGGTTTGGATGAAGTTCTCAATCACTTTGGTATATGTTGTTCAGGGACTTCTACTAGAAATACAGAAATTCTAAGTCCCCTCAATCCCCATTCTTTGATAAAATGGACAAGTCTTTGGTTAAAGTTCTACATTTTGGGCATTTATTATCGATTACGATGGTCCCCAAACCACCAATAAATGGTGATGTACTATTAGTTCACAAGACCTTGTTTAACCTGTTTCTGATGCAGTGGGACACTACAGATAATCACTGACTATGATACGTCATTGGTAGCTTCAGTTTTTCACTTCCTGTAGAGAAATCAATAGGTGTATTCTTTCTCTGCTAATTTTTGGTAATGACCTCAGCTGTAGAGTAATCTGCAGCAACTACAGACACTGCCCCACAGCATATACGATTATGACTGGAGAGCTGTGGAGCATCGAATTTAGACTCAGCTTATTCTGATAAGTCAGTATCAGACTGTACAGTAACTCCGCATTAACTGTAGTAGTTTGTCAGgtaatgcttattttaaaaaaccccAAACCATTCCATGTACAGGACACACTGTTGCAAATGTATAAAACAGCAGATCTACAAGGAGAACACCAAACATACTTTATTAGCACAAGGAAGCAGCCCTAACAAGGCACGGCAAGCAGAAACACACATCAGCAGTCAAAAGGTTCGAGTTGCATACAGCTGCGCCTTCTCTCTTGTAGCCTTGGCAGCAGCCTGAGGGATGCAGAACACCTCTCTGCAGCGGCTGGTGAGGAGCCAGGGAGCGCTCACCGGAGGCCAGAGCACACCAacagaaagacacaaaaatggactCGGCTACTTTAGTGCAAAATGTCTAGGACAGAACTGGAAATTCAGTTCGATACTAAGAAGCAAACACTAGAACTTGGTATTACTTCCAAAGGAGCTCACTCAAGTTGTATTACGTACTATTCTAAGTGATGAAAAGGTGCCAAGTAAAGTTATTTACAGATACAACGGTTGTACAGTACCTTTTCAATCGGCAATGTAGGTTTCAGATTTTTCCATTAAGAATTAACTGCACTGAAATCCTATAAATTATACTTAAGCAATTCAGCTATGAGAGTTTACAACAAAGAGATAAATACTGCCATCCAAATTATTAATTACAGTTTAACCATAGTCTCTCAACACCAGCAACCACGGTAGTGACTATTCTGACTTGTTTGGGCATCTTCTACTCTCATTTTCTTCATGGTTCACAAACTTATCGTGGGCATCGGAGAAGATCCAGCTTTTTAAGGAAACAAATATTAGACTGCGTATGTCAACTTAAAATGTTAGGATCACATGCAGGAGCACACTGCAGCAGCTATGCCAAACGCCTGTTTTAAGTCAGAGCACTCATTCAAAAAGTCATACCTAGGGCCTTTAAACAAAATTCTACTACTAACTTTCTAAGTCTGAAATTTTAAGAATAACTATTTAGAAAACCTGGTTTACTTAGCAGTACCTTTTGCAGATGATAAAAGGAAACTGACTATTAACTACATCAACACCTAAGTGAACTGCACTATGCCCTTGTGGCcagaaaattgcattttttttttttctaaaaggaaggcaggttttttttttattttgttggacTTCCAAAGCTTGACTTATAGTAACTACAAACATCACTACTTTTGGAAGGTTATAGAAAAActcttagaaaaaataatttcaaacattAGTCACACTGTTGAAATACTCATCCAATATTAATAATTTGTTCTTCAGTAAGAAATAGAATTCTTCATAGCAAATGCCCCAGAGTTGCCTCCCTCAATTACTACAGCCATTAAAAACCCAACCTGTTAGCTAAATCAGCAAAAAGTTTTTGTAACCTTACTGAACACCTGTAGCTGGATCCTCTGCTGTTTCAACaggcaccgcgcctatctgagcAACAGCAGACGGCATCTGACAGAAGCTAAAGCTACGTCTACACACCGTGTGGGAGCACCTGGCACCGATCCTGCGCTGGTCACAGCCCTACTGCGAGACGCACACGGAAGCAGGCCTAGCGAACGCCCTGGGGGAACAGGTGGGCTTACTTCGCCTTAACTGGCTCTCGTTCTAACCAGCGGACCCTAACTTTCTGTTTATAAtgatactcttttaaaaaatcctgcaACATGGACGGTAAAGGGAGCCCATCGATGCCATCATACGTGGTGCACCTGCAGATCACCGCCCGGCAGATGTACTGCAGGCTGAAAGGGAAAGTCCTATTGAGGGAGATCGTCAGCAATGGTTCAAAAAACATGCAGGAGCTGGGATCTTTGTAATGTTCTAGAAGTCCTGTTACAGTGGAGGAGTGAAACACGCACGGGTCGTGGGCATCGAAACTGAAGTTGTGGTTCCACTGCTCGATGCGGGCGTGCAGGGAGCGGTTGTAGCGGCGGAAGCTCACGGAGAAGAGGTAGTCCTCCTGCGCCGAGTCCCTGAGCAAGAACGTGCCTTCCGGCTTCCCTTCGAGCAGCGCCTCTGCCTCGTAGCGGTCCATCACGCCCCAGTAGCAGGGATTCCCTGTAATCTGAAGCAGGTCGGGCACGAGGCAGTGTATGTAATCGATCTGGGTGTGCACCTTCCAGGCGCCCTGCCTGCTCACGTGGGCGTGGCTGTCCCCAGACACCTGACGCTGCTTCTGCCTGCGAGACTGCAAGCACAGGGTGGTGGTGTCCTCTTCCGGGTCGCAGCTGGCCTGCGGCGCTGCAGGGCCGTCCCCGCTCACTTCAGTCATCCCAGGAGCTAGCTTTGGTCCCAGTTTGTACAACGGATTCACCTGTGCCGTAGCCTCGAAGGTGTGGATCTGGGCATTGGGAGGGGGGTCCACCCCTTCTTCGATGCTGAGTCGTCGTCTCTCTCGAAGCCGGTCTTCCTCGTCTTCTGTAGAAACCAAAGACGGATCGAAGGTATCAAAGAGGGCGGAGTGCGGGCTCACAGGCGCCGTGTGCTGTTTGATCAGGTGCCACTTCTGCGCTAGGTCGGAGCCCGCTGGGAAAGGGCACTTTTCAAGCATGAGttcagagagatggatcttcctttTGTTGGAAAAGAGGGGCTTTGGCTGCTTGTGGTCCGTTCTCACGGGGAAGCACAGGCCCACGGTGTCCTGCAGCCTCTGTCTCAGCGAGCGGCTCCCCAAGGCCCTGCCGGACACGCCGTCGGCGTCGTGCCCCGCGCTCAGCCCGCAGCGCCGCTCTCGCCTCGGGAGCCCGCCCCGAGTCCGCCCGACCTTTTTGTCGCTCTCCAGCGAGCTCTGGGTCTTGGTGGAACAGGAatgtttcttcttccctccccacgGGGCGTGCCGCGAGTAGGAATCTCTGCGCGCAAGCCTCGTCCCGGCGGCCGCGCACGCCTCGTTCTCCTTCTCGATGCTTATTTCAACTATCTGCGGGATCTCCGCTGCACAGTTCTGGCTTCTCCGGGCAGAGCCCTTTGCGGGGCTCAGTCCCAGTTGTAAGGCGACATTTTCCCGTAGGGGGCTGCTCTGTTGCTGAGGAGCGGGCTCTCCGGCGCCGAGGCCCTTCTCTTTGACCGACAGACACCTGTTGGAGTTCATGTCCACATGGTCACTGCGGCTCGCTCCCTCATGGCTGAAGAGATTCTGACAGCGGTATTTGAAGTTATTCCACATCTTCCCCACCTTATCCATGGATTAGGAGACCTAAAGACAAAACAGGAAACGGACATCAATGCGTGGAGGAACACGTGCTGAAGGCAGAGCCAGTcccctccagggcgcatggccctCCCTGGAGGAGGCGGCGAGCCCCAGGCCCGAAGGGGCACTGCCTGAGAGCAAGCCGGGCCAGTCCTCGCTGCCCCTCCCCGCAGGCCCAGGT
This region includes:
- the SOCS5 gene encoding suppressor of cytokine signaling 5 produces the protein MDKVGKMWNNFKYRCQNLFSHEGASRSDHVDMNSNRCLSVKEKGLGAGEPAPQQQSSPLRENVALQLGLSPAKGSARRSQNCAAEIPQIVEISIEKENEACAAAGTRLARRDSYSRHAPWGGKKKHSCSTKTQSSLESDKKVGRTRGGLPRRERRCGLSAGHDADGVSGRALGSRSLRQRLQDTVGLCFPVRTDHKQPKPLFSNKRKIHLSELMLEKCPFPAGSDLAQKWHLIKQHTAPVSPHSALFDTFDPSLVSTEDEEDRLRERRRLSIEEGVDPPPNAQIHTFEATAQVNPLYKLGPKLAPGMTEVSGDGPAAPQASCDPEEDTTTLCLQSRRQKQRQVSGDSHAHVSRQGAWKVHTQIDYIHCLVPDLLQITGNPCYWGVMDRYEAEALLEGKPEGTFLLRDSAQEDYLFSVSFRRYNRSLHARIEQWNHNFSFDAHDPCVFHSSTVTGLLEHYKDPSSCMFFEPLLTISLNRTFPFSLQYICRAVICRCTTYDGIDGLPLPSMLQDFLKEYHYKQKVRVRWLEREPVKAK